A genome region from Baekduia alba includes the following:
- a CDS encoding crotonase/enoyl-CoA hydratase family protein yields MSDDPQPAVLTERRDGVLVITLNRPEVRNAVNAAVAKGIADALDELDGDDDLQLGIVTGAGGFFCAGMDLGAFVRGESPWYGDRGFAGIAQRGARKPLIAAIEGFAVAGGFEVALACDLVVAAEGAKLGIPEAKRSLVAAGGALLHLPKRMPYHAVMELALTGDPWPAERFHALGVVNRLAPAGGALDAALELAAAIVKNGPLALAASKEIVQKQFDWTAAEQWEKQGAISGPVFTSEDAKEGASAFKEKREPVWQGR; encoded by the coding sequence ATGTCCGACGATCCGCAGCCCGCCGTCCTGACCGAGCGCCGTGACGGCGTCCTGGTCATCACCCTCAACCGGCCCGAGGTGCGCAACGCGGTCAACGCCGCGGTCGCCAAGGGGATCGCCGACGCGCTCGACGAGCTCGACGGCGACGACGACCTCCAGCTCGGGATCGTGACCGGCGCCGGGGGCTTCTTCTGCGCGGGGATGGACCTCGGTGCGTTCGTGAGGGGCGAGTCGCCCTGGTACGGCGACCGCGGCTTCGCGGGCATCGCCCAGCGCGGCGCGCGCAAGCCGCTGATCGCCGCGATCGAGGGCTTCGCCGTCGCCGGCGGCTTCGAGGTCGCGCTCGCGTGCGACCTGGTCGTCGCGGCCGAGGGCGCCAAGCTCGGGATCCCGGAGGCGAAGCGCTCGCTCGTCGCCGCCGGCGGCGCGCTGCTGCACCTCCCGAAGCGCATGCCGTACCACGCGGTCATGGAGCTGGCCCTGACCGGCGACCCGTGGCCGGCCGAGCGCTTCCACGCGCTGGGTGTCGTCAACCGCCTCGCCCCGGCCGGCGGCGCGCTGGACGCGGCGCTGGAGCTGGCGGCCGCGATCGTCAAGAACGGGCCGCTCGCGCTGGCCGCGTCGAAGGAGATCGTCCAGAAGCAGTTCGACTGGACGGCCGCCGAGCAGTGGGAGAAGCAGGGCGCGATCAGCGGCCCCGTCTTCACCTCGGAGGACGCGAAGGAGGGCGCGTCGGCCTTCAAGGAGAAGCGCGAGCCCGTGTGGCAGGGCCGCTGA
- a CDS encoding peptidase E produces MSMRPPQIVAFGGGGFSMESGNPLLDDYVLGVTGAERPRVCFIPTASGDADHYVVRFYRRFASVADTSHVSLFRRDKGGGAVEGDLETHLLQQDLIYVGGGSVLSLLGTWRAHGLDTILKRAWRRGVLLCGLSAGSLCWFSEALTAFHGPPEPIRGLGLLPHSNCVHYDGEADRAEMFRDMIASGQMREGYAAEDGAALHFEGRELLRVVSSRPKARAFRVSTDGEHPLAVSYLGERTAALAAA; encoded by the coding sequence ATGTCCATGCGGCCACCGCAGATCGTCGCGTTCGGCGGCGGGGGGTTCTCGATGGAGTCGGGGAACCCGCTCCTCGACGACTACGTGCTCGGCGTGACGGGGGCCGAGCGCCCGAGGGTCTGCTTCATCCCGACCGCGTCGGGTGACGCCGACCACTACGTCGTCCGCTTCTACCGGCGCTTCGCGAGCGTGGCCGACACCAGCCACGTCTCGCTCTTCCGCCGGGACAAGGGCGGAGGCGCCGTCGAGGGCGACCTCGAGACGCACCTGCTCCAGCAGGACCTCATCTACGTCGGCGGCGGCTCGGTGCTGAGCCTGCTCGGGACGTGGCGGGCGCATGGCCTGGACACCATCCTGAAGCGCGCGTGGCGCCGCGGGGTCCTGCTCTGCGGCCTGAGCGCCGGCTCGCTGTGCTGGTTCAGCGAGGCGCTCACGGCGTTTCACGGGCCGCCGGAGCCGATCCGGGGCCTCGGGCTGCTGCCACACTCCAACTGCGTGCACTACGACGGCGAAGCCGACCGAGCAGAGATGTTCCGGGACATGATCGCGTCCGGCCAGATGCGCGAGGGCTACGCGGCGGAGGACGGCGCCGCGCTGCACTTCGAGGGCCGTGAGCTGCTGCGCGTCGTGTCGTCGCGCCCGAAGGCGAGGGCGTTCCGCGTGTCCACGGACGGCGAGCACCCGCTCGCGGTGAGCTACCTGGGCGAGCGCACGGCCGCGCTCGCGGCCGCGTGA
- a CDS encoding peptidase E, which produces MTPPTRERTPTILAMGGGGFTSQPGDPALDELVLELSGRREPRILFLPTASGDPNEQIASFHATYGNRAALATVLSLFRRHGDPRTLREIVLAHDVVYVGGGSMRNLLAIWVAHGLDVVLREAWEKGVVLAGLSAGAMCWFEGGCTKSFGPPDANPGLGFLPGSLTVHADGEPERLPVWLEAVRTGELPGGWAADDGVGLVFEGTELARVVSARPGTAAVRVDAVGGELVRTRLDPELLGAGPLATRPLPDDIREWRRTRYGR; this is translated from the coding sequence TTGACCCCACCCACCCGCGAACGCACGCCCACGATCCTCGCCATGGGCGGCGGCGGCTTCACGTCGCAGCCCGGCGATCCCGCGCTCGACGAGCTGGTCCTGGAGCTGAGCGGCCGGCGCGAGCCGCGGATCCTCTTCCTGCCGACCGCGTCGGGCGACCCGAACGAGCAGATCGCCTCGTTCCACGCGACCTACGGCAACCGCGCGGCGCTCGCGACCGTGCTGTCGCTGTTCCGGCGCCACGGGGACCCGCGGACGCTGCGCGAGATCGTCCTGGCCCACGACGTCGTCTACGTCGGCGGCGGGTCGATGCGCAACCTGCTGGCGATCTGGGTCGCCCATGGGCTCGACGTCGTCCTGCGCGAGGCGTGGGAGAAGGGCGTCGTGCTCGCCGGCCTGAGCGCCGGCGCGATGTGCTGGTTCGAGGGCGGCTGCACGAAGTCGTTCGGCCCGCCTGACGCCAACCCCGGCCTCGGCTTCCTGCCGGGGTCGCTCACGGTCCACGCCGACGGCGAGCCCGAGCGGCTGCCGGTCTGGTTGGAGGCGGTGCGCACCGGCGAGCTGCCCGGCGGCTGGGCGGCCGACGACGGCGTCGGCCTGGTCTTCGAGGGCACGGAGCTGGCGCGCGTCGTCAGCGCGCGCCCGGGCACGGCGGCGGTCCGCGTGGACGCGGTCGGCGGCGAGCTGGTCCGGACGCGGCTGGACCCGGAGCTGCTGGGGGCAGGGCCGCTGGCGACGCGGCCGCTGCCCGACGACATCAGGGAGTGGAGAAGGACGCGCTATGGCCGCTGA
- a CDS encoding class I SAM-dependent methyltransferase codes for MTTVGPYATLVAEHGLSESHRLVLEAVPDGARVLDVGCATGYLAAELGRRGCTVDGIEFDPDAAEQARAHCRAVVVGDLEAPFTHAEVERMLAGVKPDVIICADVLEHLRDPWSVLGWLAALLPPEGKAIISIPNIAHWTARRALLRGRFAYADYGLFDRTHLRFFTRDSARELARRAGFSVLRERPAGAPLPLESRVPPLRRVRDRCVRRYPELLALQFVLVLVPDQRP; via the coding sequence GTGACGACCGTCGGCCCCTACGCGACGCTCGTCGCGGAACACGGCCTCTCCGAGAGCCACCGGCTCGTCCTCGAGGCGGTCCCGGACGGCGCCCGCGTCCTGGACGTCGGCTGCGCGACCGGCTACCTCGCGGCCGAGCTCGGCCGCCGCGGCTGCACCGTCGACGGCATCGAGTTCGACCCCGACGCCGCCGAGCAGGCGCGCGCCCACTGCCGGGCGGTGGTCGTCGGCGACCTCGAGGCGCCGTTCACCCACGCCGAGGTCGAGCGCATGCTCGCCGGCGTCAAGCCCGACGTCATCATCTGCGCCGACGTGCTGGAGCACCTCCGCGACCCGTGGAGCGTGCTGGGCTGGCTCGCCGCCCTCCTCCCGCCGGAGGGCAAGGCCATCATCTCGATCCCGAACATCGCGCACTGGACCGCGCGGCGCGCGCTGCTCCGCGGGCGCTTCGCCTACGCGGACTACGGCCTCTTCGACCGCACCCACCTGCGCTTCTTCACCCGCGACAGCGCAAGGGAACTGGCGCGCCGTGCAGGGTTCTCCGTCCTGCGGGAACGTCCTGCTGGCGCCCCACTCCCGCTGGAGTCACGGGTCCCACCGTTGCGACGGGTGCGCGACCGGTGCGTACGCCGGTATCCCGAGCTCCTCGCACTGCAGTTCGTGTTGGTGCTGGTGCCGGATCAGCGGCCATAG
- a CDS encoding secondary thiamine-phosphate synthase enzyme YjbQ, with the protein MWIQRELTLDPRPRGFHLVTREVVANLPELQDVQVGLLHLHILHTSAGLTLNENASPDVRRDFEAWANAAVPEDFAWTHTDEGADDMPAHVKASLMGSSLTLPVARGRLALGTWQGIYLCEARDRGGARRLVATLNGE; encoded by the coding sequence ATGTGGATCCAGCGTGAGCTCACGCTCGACCCCAGGCCGCGCGGCTTCCACCTCGTCACCCGCGAGGTCGTGGCCAACCTGCCGGAGCTCCAGGACGTCCAGGTCGGCCTCCTGCACCTGCACATCCTCCACACCTCCGCCGGCCTGACGCTGAACGAGAACGCCTCGCCCGACGTCCGCCGCGACTTCGAGGCCTGGGCCAACGCCGCCGTCCCGGAGGACTTCGCCTGGACGCACACCGACGAGGGCGCCGACGACATGCCGGCCCACGTGAAGGCCTCGCTGATGGGCTCGTCGCTGACGCTGCCGGTCGCGCGCGGCCGCCTCGCGCTCGGCACGTGGCAGGGCATCTACCTCTGCGAGGCGCGCGACCGCGGCGGCGCGCGGCGGCTCGTCGCGACGCTCAACGGCGAGTGA
- a CDS encoding cupin domain-containing protein — MNIQPFLMANPNIYAPDYDEPREAIDGFTAYRARLGRQLGAERIGVSQWLLPAGQAAYPYHFHLTEEEVLVVLEGALALRTPDGWARVRSGDVVRFPRGEEGAHQLVNDTGDDARFLVVSTHGAPDVVLYPDEGKIGPAERRTHDDGMKMYFKVADQVPYEDGVERPEVGDVDPA, encoded by the coding sequence GTGAACATCCAGCCCTTCCTCATGGCCAACCCCAACATCTACGCACCCGACTACGACGAGCCGCGCGAGGCGATCGACGGCTTCACCGCCTATCGCGCCCGCCTCGGCCGCCAGCTCGGCGCCGAGCGGATCGGCGTCAGCCAGTGGCTGCTGCCCGCCGGCCAGGCCGCGTACCCTTATCACTTCCACCTCACCGAGGAGGAGGTGCTGGTCGTGCTGGAGGGCGCGCTCGCGCTGCGCACGCCGGACGGCTGGGCGCGCGTGCGCAGCGGCGACGTCGTCCGCTTCCCCCGCGGCGAGGAGGGCGCCCACCAGCTCGTCAACGACACCGGCGACGACGCGCGCTTCCTGGTGGTCTCGACCCACGGTGCGCCCGACGTCGTCCTCTACCCCGACGAGGGCAAGATCGGCCCGGCCGAGCGCCGTACCCACGACGACGGCATGAAGATGTACTTCAAGGTCGCCGACCAGGTCCCCTACGAGGACGGCGTCGAGCGCCCGGAGGTGGGCGATGTGGATCCAGCGTGA
- a CDS encoding MGMT family protein, with protein sequence MTQASHQAILDRIAAIPEGFVRTYGDLSPGAPRLTGTVLRITDADVPWWRVVRADGSLAKGDRQRQRLFDEGVPFTRGGKVDLRIARIPHDV encoded by the coding sequence ATGACCCAAGCATCGCATCAGGCGATCCTCGACCGCATCGCGGCGATCCCGGAGGGTTTCGTGCGGACCTACGGCGACCTGTCGCCGGGCGCGCCGCGCCTGACCGGGACCGTGCTGCGCATCACCGACGCCGACGTCCCGTGGTGGCGCGTCGTCCGCGCCGACGGCTCGCTGGCCAAGGGCGACCGCCAGCGCCAGCGGCTGTTCGACGAGGGCGTCCCGTTCACGCGCGGCGGGAAGGTCGACCTCCGGATCGCACGCATCCCGCACGACGTGTGA
- a CDS encoding DUF1028 domain-containing protein, whose product MVRRGTYSIVARDPETGELGAAVQSHWFSVGSIVTWARPGVGAVCTQSVAEPAYGSRLLEALAGGTAPAHALRGLLEADPAARFRQVAVIAPAGAPVTHTGAGCIAFAGHAAGDDFSVQANMMASDAVWPAMAEAFTRTTGSLARRMLAALRGAEAAGGDARGRQSSALVVVPAEGEAWQKTVDLRVEDAAEPLDELERLLTLHDAYALATHGDDLTGEGHHTEAGEAYRAAAALAPDNHELLFWAGLAEFDHGDRALGLTQVRRAIALQPGWRGLLSRLEPEIAPAAARVLVALDEPQPSE is encoded by the coding sequence ATGGTCCGCCGAGGAACGTATTCGATCGTCGCGCGGGATCCCGAGACCGGTGAGCTCGGCGCCGCCGTGCAGTCGCACTGGTTCTCGGTCGGCTCGATCGTGACGTGGGCGCGGCCGGGCGTCGGCGCGGTCTGCACGCAGTCGGTCGCCGAGCCCGCCTACGGCTCGCGGTTGTTGGAGGCCTTGGCGGGTGGGACGGCGCCGGCGCACGCGCTGCGCGGGCTGCTGGAGGCCGATCCGGCGGCGCGCTTCCGGCAGGTCGCGGTCATCGCGCCCGCGGGCGCGCCGGTCACGCACACCGGCGCCGGCTGCATCGCCTTCGCGGGCCACGCCGCCGGCGACGACTTCAGCGTCCAGGCCAACATGATGGCCTCGGACGCCGTGTGGCCGGCGATGGCCGAGGCGTTCACGCGCACGACCGGCTCGCTGGCGCGCCGGATGCTCGCGGCGCTGCGCGGGGCCGAGGCGGCGGGCGGCGACGCGCGCGGCCGGCAGTCCTCGGCGCTGGTCGTCGTGCCGGCCGAGGGCGAGGCGTGGCAGAAGACCGTCGACCTGCGCGTGGAGGACGCGGCCGAGCCGCTCGACGAGCTCGAGCGGCTGCTGACGCTGCACGACGCCTACGCCTTGGCCACGCACGGCGACGACCTCACCGGCGAAGGCCACCACACCGAGGCCGGCGAGGCCTACCGCGCCGCCGCGGCGCTCGCGCCCGACAACCACGAGCTGCTGTTCTGGGCCGGGCTGGCGGAGTTCGACCACGGCGACCGCGCGCTCGGCCTGACGCAGGTCCGCCGCGCGATCGCCCTGCAGCCGGGCTGGCGCGGGTTGTTGTCGCGGTTGGAGCCGGAGATCGCGCCGGCCGCGGCGCGGGTGCTGGTGGCGCTGGACGAGCCTCAGCCCAGCGAGTAG
- a CDS encoding DUF952 domain-containing protein — translation MSATPSTILHITTEAGWAAAQEAGQLVAPSLAEEGFIHCSTHAQVEATANRIFRGRGDLLLLELEVDRIGPELKWERATDVGDEFPHIYGPLNLDAVIGTTALPEGPDGYSLG, via the coding sequence ATGAGCGCGACCCCGAGCACGATCCTGCACATCACGACCGAGGCCGGCTGGGCCGCGGCCCAGGAGGCCGGGCAGCTGGTCGCGCCGTCGCTGGCCGAGGAGGGGTTCATCCACTGCTCGACGCACGCGCAGGTGGAGGCGACCGCGAACCGGATCTTCCGCGGCCGCGGCGACCTGCTGCTGCTCGAGCTGGAGGTCGACCGGATCGGGCCCGAGCTGAAGTGGGAGCGCGCCACCGACGTCGGCGACGAGTTCCCGCACATCTACGGCCCGCTGAACCTCGACGCGGTGATCGGCACGACCGCGCTGCCCGAGGGTCCGGACGGCTACTCGCTGGGCTGA
- a CDS encoding winged helix DNA-binding domain-containing protein yields MTRPSFSAAERRARLGARHRLAVEARAASVEDVAASVVAIHSTDPASVVVASWARLADRGALAAAVERALYEERTLLRLMGMRRTMFVVDRDVAPVMHAACGLAVEARERKRTVGYLTASGVGGKRPEAWLAKAEDAALAVLRDRGEATAAEVAAGDALLSTEIVVGSGKWSAPQKVASRVLLLLALQGRAVRARPRGGWSSTQFRWAAFDAWAGAPLGEVDAAAARADLARRWLYAYGPARPADLQWWTGWTAGQTKAALAAGDVVDVALEDGADGVVLADDLDPVGAAAPWVALLPALDATPMGWKHRDFYLGAHAERLFDVNGNVSPTVWAGGRIVGGWTKDPNSGEVVTQLVEDVGAEAAAAIADEAAALTPRLGDATLAPRARGYSPVERELLGR; encoded by the coding sequence GTGACTCGTCCGTCCTTCTCCGCCGCCGAGCGGCGTGCCCGGCTCGGGGCGCGCCATCGGCTGGCCGTCGAGGCGCGCGCCGCGTCCGTCGAGGACGTGGCGGCGAGCGTCGTCGCGATCCACTCGACGGACCCGGCCTCGGTCGTCGTCGCCTCGTGGGCGCGGCTGGCGGATCGGGGCGCGCTGGCCGCGGCGGTCGAGCGCGCGCTGTACGAGGAGCGCACGCTGCTGCGGCTGATGGGGATGCGGCGCACGATGTTCGTCGTCGACCGCGACGTCGCCCCGGTCATGCACGCCGCGTGCGGGCTGGCGGTCGAGGCCCGCGAGCGCAAGCGCACGGTCGGGTACCTCACCGCGTCGGGGGTCGGCGGAAAGCGGCCGGAGGCGTGGCTGGCGAAGGCCGAGGACGCCGCGCTGGCGGTCCTGCGCGACCGCGGCGAGGCGACGGCGGCGGAGGTCGCGGCGGGCGACGCGCTGCTGTCGACCGAGATCGTGGTCGGGTCCGGCAAGTGGAGCGCACCGCAGAAGGTCGCCAGCCGCGTGTTGTTGTTGTTGGCCTTGCAGGGGCGTGCCGTCCGGGCGCGGCCGCGCGGCGGCTGGTCCTCGACGCAGTTCCGCTGGGCGGCGTTCGACGCCTGGGCGGGCGCGCCGCTGGGAGAGGTCGACGCGGCCGCGGCGCGCGCGGACCTGGCGCGCCGCTGGTTGTACGCCTACGGGCCGGCGCGTCCCGCCGACCTGCAGTGGTGGACCGGCTGGACGGCCGGGCAGACGAAGGCGGCGCTGGCGGCCGGGGATGTCGTGGACGTCGCGCTGGAGGACGGCGCCGACGGCGTCGTGCTGGCCGACGACCTCGACCCCGTCGGGGCCGCCGCGCCCTGGGTCGCGCTCCTGCCCGCGCTCGACGCGACCCCGATGGGCTGGAAGCACCGCGACTTCTACCTCGGCGCCCACGCCGAGCGCCTCTTCGACGTCAACGGCAACGTCTCCCCCACCGTCTGGGCCGGCGGCCGCATCGTCGGCGGCTGGACCAAGGACCCCAACTCCGGCGAGGTCGTCACCCAGCTGGTCGAGGACGTCGGCGCCGAGGCCGCGGCGGCCATCGCCGACGAAGCCGCCGCGCTCACACCCCGCCTCGGCGACGCGACGCTCGCGCCCCGCGCCCGCGGCTACTCGCCGGTCGAGCGCGAGCTGCTGGGCCGCTGA